From a region of the Desulfurellaceae bacterium genome:
- a CDS encoding OB-fold domain-containing protein, with the protein MPAAGAAFSTLSAVWNVASSAASLEWEWAPTKGTGTVYCWTTVYQALDPAFAENVPYAAVVVELDEGPRLTTWVTGVAPDELRVGLPVAVWFDQVSDEVTLPKFKPQAAL; encoded by the coding sequence GTGCCAGCAGCGGGAGCTGCGTTTTCAACGCTGTCGGCAGTGTGGAACGTGGCGTCATCCGCCGCGTCCCTGGAGTGGGAATGGGCTCCGACGAAAGGAACAGGCACGGTCTATTGTTGGACGACCGTGTATCAGGCGCTCGACCCGGCATTCGCCGAGAACGTTCCGTATGCGGCAGTGGTGGTCGAACTGGACGAAGGACCGCGCCTCACAACGTGGGTGACGGGCGTAGCCCCTGACGAGCTGCGAGTCGGCCTGCCGGTTGCAGTCTGGTTCGACCAGGTCAGTGACGAAGTGACGCTGCCTAAATTCAAACCTCAGGCTGCCCTTTGA
- a CDS encoding acyl-CoA dehydrogenase family protein → MVPPLTTDETNLVEIARTFAAEHITPHAADWELNRAVPVTTFREAARVGLTGVLVPKALGGHGASHMAAAKVLEELAGACFAFTFGLWVHNNLLNSIARNGTPEQIAHYVPAMLAGERIGAFCLTEPGAGSDAAAITTRAEEAPDSWRLSGHKAWVTNGVQADVFGVYAQTNPAQGWRGIASFLVSGDAPGLVREAPYTLLGGHAMGVTGLRLTDCPVPEADLLFGPGDGFKAAMRGITMARTFVGAGCCGILTSSLKTALTYGAKRQAFGKPLLSFQGLQWELADVATDLEAARLLTYQAAAALDRGEAAIAEAKKFASRVALTGVSQCMQAMGAVGLRTDTPLARHLAIAKMTHYLDGATEIQNIVISRALLKDYGIDV, encoded by the coding sequence ATGGTTCCCCCGCTGACGACTGATGAGACCAACCTGGTCGAGATCGCCAGGACGTTTGCGGCCGAACACATTACGCCCCACGCGGCAGACTGGGAACTCAACCGAGCGGTCCCGGTCACAACCTTTCGGGAGGCGGCGAGAGTCGGCCTCACCGGCGTTCTCGTGCCCAAGGCATTGGGCGGCCACGGGGCCAGCCATATGGCCGCCGCCAAGGTCCTTGAAGAATTGGCCGGGGCGTGTTTCGCCTTTACCTTCGGCTTGTGGGTCCACAACAATTTGCTGAACAGCATCGCCCGGAATGGCACCCCCGAACAGATCGCTCACTACGTCCCGGCGATGCTTGCGGGCGAACGTATTGGCGCTTTTTGCCTGACCGAGCCCGGAGCCGGCAGCGATGCCGCCGCCATTACGACGCGTGCGGAAGAAGCGCCTGACAGCTGGCGTCTCAGCGGACACAAAGCCTGGGTGACCAACGGCGTACAGGCGGATGTGTTCGGGGTGTATGCCCAGACCAATCCGGCCCAGGGGTGGCGGGGTATTGCCAGCTTTTTGGTGAGCGGGGACGCGCCGGGCCTTGTCCGGGAAGCGCCCTATACCTTGCTCGGCGGGCATGCGATGGGCGTCACGGGATTGCGCTTGACCGACTGTCCTGTCCCCGAGGCGGACCTGTTGTTCGGCCCCGGAGACGGGTTCAAGGCCGCCATGCGCGGCATCACTATGGCCAGAACGTTTGTGGGCGCCGGCTGCTGCGGTATCCTCACTTCCAGTCTGAAGACCGCCTTAACGTATGGCGCCAAGCGACAGGCGTTCGGCAAGCCACTGCTGAGCTTCCAGGGTTTGCAGTGGGAACTGGCTGATGTGGCGACGGATCTTGAGGCTGCTCGCCTGCTGACCTATCAGGCTGCGGCAGCCCTGGATCGAGGGGAAGCGGCAATTGCGGAAGCCAAGAAGTTTGCCAGCCGAGTCGCGCTGACAGGCGTGTCGCAGTGTATGCAGGCGATGGGGGCGGTGGGCTTGCGAACCGACACCCCACTCGCCCGTCATCTTGCCATAGCCAAGATGACGCACTATCTGGATGGGGCGACAGAGATTCAGAACATCGTGATAAGCCGCGCCCTGCTCAAGGATTATGGAATCGACGTGTGA
- a CDS encoding alpha/beta hydrolase: MDMTDRLDPELAGPLKTFLSLTGGGFSLRDIPAARQRRNELAAAQMAKAPIVEGITSEDRHAPGPQGDPDILVRIYQPTERPATLPALVWIHGGGYVLGTVEQDDPLARHLSRVAGCVVASVEYRLAPEHPHPAPVEDCYAALKWLAAHSDELGIDTSRIAIGGASAGGGLAAGLALLARDRAEVELAYQLLIYPMIDDRNIAPASETAPDTFVWSRENNLMGWRAYLGHEPGGADVSPYAAAARATDLSGLPPAYIPVGDLDLFLDENINYAQRLLAAGVPTELHVYPGGYHGFNGFAPGADIVQRFNTERDQALKRALHR; encoded by the coding sequence ATGGACATGACTGATCGGCTTGACCCAGAACTGGCAGGGCCGCTGAAGACCTTTCTCAGCCTGACGGGCGGCGGGTTCAGCCTGCGCGATATTCCAGCCGCCCGGCAGAGGAGGAATGAACTGGCCGCGGCTCAGATGGCCAAGGCTCCTATCGTCGAGGGGATCACCTCTGAGGATAGGCACGCGCCAGGTCCCCAGGGTGACCCTGATATCCTTGTTCGTATTTATCAGCCAACGGAGCGACCGGCCACGCTACCGGCCCTGGTGTGGATTCATGGTGGGGGATATGTCCTGGGCACGGTCGAGCAGGATGATCCATTGGCCAGGCATTTGTCCAGAGTCGCTGGCTGTGTGGTCGCGTCGGTTGAATACCGGCTTGCTCCGGAGCATCCGCATCCTGCGCCGGTCGAGGATTGTTACGCCGCGCTCAAGTGGTTAGCGGCTCATAGCGACGAATTGGGTATTGATACATCACGCATTGCGATCGGCGGAGCAAGCGCAGGCGGTGGCTTAGCGGCCGGACTTGCACTGCTGGCCCGCGACCGGGCTGAGGTTGAACTGGCGTATCAACTCTTGATCTACCCGATGATCGATGACCGGAATATCGCCCCGGCCAGCGAGACGGCTCCTGATACATTTGTGTGGAGCCGGGAAAACAACCTGATGGGTTGGCGTGCGTATCTCGGACATGAGCCGGGTGGAGCAGACGTGTCTCCGTATGCTGCGGCTGCTCGGGCGACAGACTTGTCAGGCTTGCCGCCAGCGTATATTCCGGTCGGCGATCTGGACTTGTTCCTGGATGAGAATATCAACTACGCGCAACGTCTTCTGGCGGCTGGAGTGCCGACCGAACTGCACGTCTACCCGGGCGGATACCATGGTTTTAATGGCTTCGCTCCTGGGGCAGACATTGTCCAGCGTTTCAATACTGAGCGCGATCAGGCGCTCAAGCGAGCGCTGCATCGCTAG
- a CDS encoding ATP-binding protein, whose amino-acid sequence MLIQFSVENYRSFLEEQTLSLVAGKDVAHPGSLINCGEKFRLSKVASIYGANASGKSNLVKAMRAMERFVLFSATRMNLGDSIEFVSPFRLDTSAVQEPSRFEITLLIKGDIFVYGFSATREQVHDEWLFVQPQGKKRESKWLQRSRDKVSGDTSWAFRGPLKRNESLLKEKTRDNGLVLSRAAELNIEAVKPLYLWFREAFWILDLSYPPMHLGQSTAKRISEDKELRSHAVRFVREADLGINSLTVREEEAMTRIPDDAPKELREVFVTLQKLAGDEKVTHFSVATEHLLNDGETLISFSLEEDESNGTQRFFALAGSILSSLSDGDLLVIDELDCSMHPLLTRKVIELFQSPERNTKGAQLVFTTHDSSVMDRTLLRRDQIWLTEKRANGATELFSLYDFGTDSRPRKSTAFEKNYLAGRYGAVPSFGPFFEDL is encoded by the coding sequence ATGCTAATTCAATTCAGTGTTGAGAATTATCGATCATTCCTCGAGGAACAAACGCTTTCACTCGTAGCAGGCAAGGACGTTGCTCACCCCGGTTCGCTCATTAACTGCGGGGAAAAATTTCGATTGTCCAAAGTAGCATCGATCTACGGGGCAAATGCTTCCGGAAAAAGCAACCTTGTGAAGGCAATGCGTGCGATGGAACGTTTTGTCCTATTTTCAGCCACTCGGATGAACCTAGGTGATAGCATCGAATTCGTTTCTCCGTTCCGGCTAGACACCTCAGCCGTACAAGAGCCCTCCCGATTCGAGATCACCCTACTCATAAAAGGCGATATTTTTGTCTATGGATTTTCCGCGACAAGAGAGCAAGTGCATGATGAATGGCTCTTCGTTCAGCCGCAAGGGAAAAAACGAGAATCGAAATGGCTACAAAGGTCGCGTGATAAGGTTAGTGGAGACACATCATGGGCTTTTCGAGGGCCACTTAAGAGGAACGAAAGCCTGCTTAAAGAAAAAACGCGTGACAACGGTCTTGTACTGTCGCGGGCAGCAGAGTTGAACATTGAGGCGGTAAAACCTCTATATCTCTGGTTTCGTGAAGCATTCTGGATTCTTGACCTCTCATACCCACCGATGCACCTTGGACAGTCCACCGCGAAGAGGATAAGTGAAGATAAAGAGCTTCGAAGTCACGCCGTCCGATTCGTAAGAGAGGCCGACCTCGGAATAAATAGTCTAACGGTAAGGGAAGAAGAAGCGATGACAAGAATTCCCGACGATGCCCCTAAAGAATTGCGTGAGGTATTTGTCACTTTGCAGAAATTAGCAGGTGACGAAAAGGTGACACATTTCTCAGTTGCTACGGAACACTTGCTCAATGATGGAGAGACCCTAATATCTTTCAGCCTAGAGGAAGATGAGTCGAATGGCACCCAACGTTTCTTTGCCCTAGCAGGGTCTATTTTGTCGTCTTTGTCAGATGGGGACCTCCTCGTGATTGATGAACTCGACTGTAGCATGCACCCGCTACTAACACGTAAAGTTATCGAGTTGTTCCAAAGTCCAGAAAGAAATACAAAGGGTGCACAACTGGTTTTTACCACTCATGATAGTTCTGTCATGGATCGGACACTATTGCGGCGGGATCAGATTTGGCTGACAGAAAAACGAGCAAATGGAGCTACTGAGTTATTTTCCTTATACGATTTTGGTACAGACTCTCGACCACGAAAAAGCACCGCTTTTGAAAAGAATTATTTAGCAGGGAGATACGGGGCTGTTCCGAGCTTTGGCCCTTTCTTTGAAGACCTCTAA
- a CDS encoding NAD(P)/FAD-dependent oxidoreductase, whose amino-acid sequence MKSIRIDPDSGRKIFHTRAASTMDDVVGRGYSVTQDESLKTLPPQPPGAVFNAEEQAKYRTFKEARRGAADYMAMEGEFSTYLEDVYSADPVPRDALTDECEIMVVGAGFAGLLLWHKLSQAGFTDVRFCEKGGDVGGTWYWNRYPGIACDVESYSYFPLLEEMGYFPSMKFASGFEIFEYCQKMAEKFGFYDHCLFHTTVEKTEWDEDAGRWIVYTNRGDAMRARYLIHANGILTTPKLARIEGMETFQGESFHTSRWRYDVALDGKRVGIIGTGATAVQVIPELAQVAAELHVFQRTPSTIDVRDQRETKQEEIDEWSHEPGWARARRKRFARISEGRTAIQANDDYLAGRVADFRKRKQHTTELTREERVQKQLNTNFRIMEQIRARVDTIVEDPKTAAALKPYYPYGCKRPAFHDEYLPSFNKPHVHLVDTAPAGVSRINENGVVHDGVEYPLDVLIYATGFQWMASGLFNTTLGRDGRTIKETWDAEGTKTFLGIHARGFPNLFIVTGPQGGGGSFNFTDAIDAHGDYVVWMLSTMRDQGKTIVDIHSQPQEDYAQHCRQADIVSAPLRDCLSYYNGHGNAEPGSLAYYGGGRWHKFRIAAQDTLEPYCFGPAEVRHGSPADD is encoded by the coding sequence ATGAAGTCGATCAGGATTGACCCCGATAGCGGACGGAAGATCTTTCACACCCGTGCTGCCAGCACGATGGACGATGTGGTCGGGAGAGGCTACTCGGTCACCCAGGATGAGTCGCTCAAGACGCTTCCGCCCCAGCCGCCAGGCGCGGTGTTCAACGCCGAAGAGCAGGCCAAGTATCGCACCTTCAAGGAGGCGCGCCGGGGAGCGGCAGACTACATGGCGATGGAGGGCGAGTTCAGCACCTACCTTGAGGATGTATACTCCGCCGACCCGGTCCCTCGCGACGCGCTGACCGACGAGTGCGAAATCATGGTGGTGGGCGCCGGCTTCGCCGGGCTGTTGTTGTGGCACAAGCTGAGCCAGGCCGGGTTTACCGACGTGCGGTTCTGTGAGAAGGGCGGCGATGTCGGCGGGACCTGGTACTGGAACCGGTATCCGGGCATTGCGTGTGATGTGGAGTCGTACAGTTACTTTCCGTTACTGGAGGAGATGGGCTACTTCCCGTCGATGAAATTTGCGTCGGGGTTTGAGATCTTCGAGTACTGCCAAAAAATGGCAGAAAAGTTCGGCTTCTATGACCACTGTTTATTCCATACCACGGTGGAGAAGACGGAGTGGGACGAAGACGCCGGGCGGTGGATCGTGTACACCAACCGTGGCGACGCCATGCGGGCACGCTACCTGATCCACGCGAACGGGATCCTCACCACACCCAAGCTGGCCCGTATCGAGGGCATGGAGACGTTTCAGGGCGAGTCGTTCCACACCTCGCGCTGGCGGTACGATGTCGCCCTGGACGGAAAGCGGGTCGGGATCATCGGGACCGGGGCGACTGCGGTGCAGGTCATTCCGGAACTGGCGCAGGTCGCCGCCGAGCTGCACGTCTTCCAGCGTACCCCGTCGACGATCGACGTGCGCGACCAGCGCGAAACGAAACAGGAAGAGATCGACGAGTGGTCACATGAACCGGGCTGGGCGAGAGCCCGGCGGAAGCGATTCGCCCGCATCTCCGAGGGCCGCACGGCGATCCAGGCCAATGACGACTACCTCGCCGGCAGGGTCGCTGATTTCAGGAAGCGCAAACAGCACACAACCGAGTTGACGCGCGAGGAACGGGTCCAGAAGCAGCTGAACACGAACTTTCGGATCATGGAGCAGATCCGAGCCCGGGTAGACACCATCGTGGAGGACCCCAAGACTGCGGCGGCCCTCAAGCCGTACTACCCGTACGGCTGCAAGCGACCCGCGTTCCACGACGAATACCTGCCGTCGTTCAACAAGCCGCACGTCCATCTGGTGGATACCGCACCGGCTGGCGTGAGCCGGATCAACGAGAACGGAGTCGTGCATGACGGCGTTGAGTACCCGCTCGATGTGTTGATCTATGCGACCGGGTTCCAATGGATGGCGTCCGGCTTATTCAACACGACGCTGGGGCGCGACGGCCGCACCATCAAGGAGACCTGGGATGCAGAGGGCACAAAGACCTTTCTTGGCATCCACGCTCGAGGCTTTCCGAACCTCTTCATTGTGACCGGCCCCCAGGGCGGGGGCGGCAGCTTTAACTTCACCGACGCCATCGACGCTCATGGCGACTACGTCGTGTGGATGCTGTCGACCATGCGTGACCAGGGAAAGACCATCGTCGATATTCACAGCCAGCCGCAAGAGGACTACGCTCAGCACTGCCGCCAGGCAGACATTGTATCTGCACCGCTGCGAGACTGTCTGTCGTACTACAACGGACACGGCAACGCCGAGCCTGGCAGCCTGGCCTATTATGGCGGTGGCCGCTGGCACAAGTTCCGTATCGCCGCGCAGGACACACTCGAGCCGTACTGCTTTGGTCCGGCAGAGGTGCGACATGGTTCCCCCGCTGACGACTGA
- a CDS encoding amidohydrolase, which yields MADYNLISADSHFVEPPTMWAERIDRKFRDRAPKTVVGLDGRQGEWFVCENITPMAVAGFFGAGVPSGELKEHNKKGFDQAPKSVWDPAYRLADQDRDGVDAEVIYTSMGMPLFGLDDAELRFSCFRAFNDWATEYCSHDLKRLIPLGLITLENIPSAVAELERIAALGMRGAMIWAEPPDDRPYSHPDYEPFWAAAQDLNMPLSLHILTARSGTGANPTSGNAFLLSLANLHHQIERSISVLVYGGVLEKFPRLKIVSAENDVGWMPYFMYRLDTVQHRLGSLGDMKLPMRASDYIKRQVYATFIADPVFVDSLHRYGPDNTMWSSDYPHTAATFPRSHEIVTKRLGKLPEDDLRKIVRDTAARVYGLA from the coding sequence ATGGCAGACTATAATCTGATCTCGGCAGATTCGCATTTTGTTGAGCCGCCCACGATGTGGGCCGAGCGGATCGACCGCAAGTTTCGTGACCGCGCGCCCAAAACGGTAGTCGGGCTGGACGGTCGTCAGGGCGAGTGGTTTGTGTGTGAGAACATCACCCCCATGGCGGTGGCCGGATTCTTTGGCGCCGGCGTGCCCTCGGGTGAACTCAAGGAGCACAACAAGAAGGGTTTCGATCAAGCCCCCAAGAGCGTCTGGGACCCAGCCTATCGGCTCGCCGACCAGGACCGCGACGGGGTGGACGCCGAGGTGATCTATACCTCGATGGGCATGCCGCTGTTCGGGCTGGACGACGCCGAGCTGCGTTTTTCGTGCTTCAGGGCGTTTAACGACTGGGCGACCGAGTATTGCAGCCATGATCTGAAGCGGCTGATTCCGCTGGGGCTGATCACCCTCGAGAATATCCCCTCGGCCGTGGCCGAGCTGGAACGGATTGCCGCGCTGGGTATGCGGGGGGCGATGATCTGGGCCGAGCCGCCCGATGACCGTCCCTACAGCCATCCCGACTACGAGCCGTTCTGGGCTGCCGCCCAGGACCTCAACATGCCGCTGTCGCTGCATATTCTGACGGCCCGCAGCGGCACCGGAGCAAACCCGACGAGCGGCAACGCCTTTTTGCTGTCGCTGGCCAATCTGCACCACCAGATTGAGCGTTCGATTTCGGTCCTGGTGTACGGCGGGGTGCTGGAGAAATTCCCCAGGCTGAAGATCGTCTCGGCCGAGAACGATGTCGGCTGGATGCCGTACTTCATGTATCGGCTCGATACGGTCCAGCATCGCCTGGGTTCGCTGGGCGATATGAAGCTGCCCATGCGGGCCAGCGATTACATCAAGCGCCAGGTCTACGCCACCTTTATCGCCGACCCGGTGTTCGTCGATTCGCTGCACCGCTACGGACCGGACAACACCATGTGGTCGTCCGACTACCCCCATACCGCAGCCACCTTCCCCCGTTCCCACGAGATCGTGACCAAGCGGCTGGGCAAGCTGCCGGAAGACGATCTGCGCAAGATCGTGCGCGACACGGCCGCCCGCGTCTACGGCTTGGCCTAA
- a CDS encoding LLM class flavin-dependent oxidoreductase has product MRPVSIHTAAWRYPGAWPDANFNFQHLKRFAQTLERGRFDAFFMADHLAVLNMPMEGLKRSATVTSFDPLTLLPALAVVTEHLGLIATASTTYNEPYHIARKFASLDHISGGRAGWNVVTSGNPHEAMNFGLEEHVAHAARYRRAREVFDVVTGLWDSWADDAFIRDVETGVYFDPDKLHVLDHRGEFLNVRGPLNIGRPVQGWPVIVQAGASEAGRQLAAETAEVIFAAGGHIATARAFYADVKGRMERLGRSPDHLKVLPGAFVVVGETASEALEKRARLDSLVHYDSAIASLSIALGHDASGFDPDGPLPEIPESNASKSSRERVVELAQREHLTVRQLAQRVGGYSGLAFVGTPLMIADQMEEWLLTDACDGFNVMFPYLPGGLDDFVDLVVPELQRREIFRREYEGTTLRENLGLPRPRNRFF; this is encoded by the coding sequence ATGCGACCGGTCAGTATCCATACCGCAGCCTGGCGCTATCCTGGCGCGTGGCCGGATGCGAATTTCAACTTCCAACACCTCAAACGCTTCGCCCAGACGCTCGAACGCGGACGGTTCGACGCGTTCTTCATGGCGGATCATCTGGCCGTGCTCAACATGCCAATGGAGGGCCTCAAGCGGAGCGCGACGGTCACCTCCTTCGATCCCTTAACGCTGCTGCCTGCCCTCGCCGTCGTGACTGAACATCTGGGGCTCATTGCCACCGCCTCCACGACCTACAACGAGCCGTACCATATTGCGCGGAAGTTTGCCTCGCTCGATCACATCAGTGGCGGGCGGGCGGGCTGGAACGTGGTCACCTCGGGCAACCCGCATGAGGCCATGAATTTCGGCCTTGAAGAACATGTCGCGCATGCCGCCCGGTATCGCCGGGCGCGGGAAGTCTTTGACGTCGTGACGGGCCTGTGGGACAGCTGGGCAGACGATGCGTTCATTCGAGATGTGGAGACGGGGGTGTATTTTGACCCGGACAAGCTCCACGTTTTAGACCACCGGGGAGAGTTCCTCAACGTGCGCGGCCCCCTGAACATCGGGCGCCCTGTTCAGGGCTGGCCGGTCATTGTCCAGGCTGGCGCCTCGGAGGCCGGTCGCCAGCTCGCGGCGGAGACGGCCGAGGTCATCTTTGCGGCCGGCGGCCACATCGCCACCGCCCGTGCCTTCTATGCCGATGTCAAAGGTCGCATGGAGCGACTCGGGCGCTCACCCGATCATCTGAAGGTGTTGCCAGGTGCCTTTGTTGTCGTGGGCGAGACCGCGTCCGAAGCCCTGGAGAAACGCGCGCGGCTCGACAGTCTCGTGCACTACGATAGCGCGATCGCCTCCCTTTCGATCGCCCTCGGCCATGACGCGTCCGGCTTCGACCCGGATGGGCCCCTGCCAGAGATTCCAGAGAGCAATGCCAGCAAGAGCAGCCGCGAGCGGGTCGTAGAACTCGCCCAGCGGGAGCATCTGACCGTCCGGCAATTGGCGCAGCGCGTCGGCGGCTATAGCGGTTTGGCGTTTGTCGGCACCCCGCTCATGATCGCCGATCAAATGGAGGAGTGGCTTCTGACCGATGCCTGTGATGGCTTCAATGTCATGTTCCCCTATCTGCCGGGCGGGCTCGACGACTTTGTCGATCTCGTCGTGCCGGAACTGCAACGGCGCGAAATCTTTCGGCGGGAATACGAAGGGACGACATTGCGCGAGAATCTCGGATTGCCACGCCCACGGAATCGTTTCTTCTGA
- a CDS encoding NAD(P)/FAD-dependent oxidoreductase gives MANMDQHPQGNGSIKHYDAVIIGAGVGGLYALHHLREMGLSVRVYDAAGGVGGTWWWNRYPGARVDGPGSPFYCYTFSEELMQEWDWAETQPSQAQVLAYVEHVADRFDWHRDIQLETWVSNPRYDEAAQRWTVETSAGEHVSAQFLICAVGTLSAPHKPDFPGFDDFTGECYHTGRWPQEPVSFAGKRVGVIGTGSSGVQSIPEIAREAAHLTVFQRTPQYSIPARNRPLEPELMQHARENWDEVRATMHAHPVGMPFEMTTRLAAEDTPEQRQALYEELWQKGSFNLLFGSYADLLTDKEANRTLADFIRGKIREAVRDPKIAAKLMPDYYLGTKRQILDDGYYETFNRDNVSLVDLREDPIQEITPTSVRTATGEHPLDMIVLATGFDAISGTLLRLNPKGRGGVSLKEKWSSRFTTYLGMAISDFPNLFLIHGPGSPSVLYNMPLGAERETEWIGNCVRYLRDKGLGAIEPTPDSEKLWDQEVTELASPTRGTRGPTSRASTASSRSTWAARSTSSASPRWPPRATRASCLRRGTARRSPPRPERLRKRELTSNRKRSGVAGKKPAERRAPQNGDTSRRLS, from the coding sequence ATGGCAAACATGGATCAACACCCACAAGGAAACGGATCAATCAAACACTATGACGCAGTCATCATCGGAGCGGGCGTTGGCGGCCTGTACGCCCTGCACCACCTGCGCGAGATGGGCCTCTCGGTGCGCGTGTACGACGCCGCCGGCGGCGTAGGCGGCACCTGGTGGTGGAACCGCTATCCCGGAGCACGGGTCGATGGTCCGGGCAGTCCTTTCTACTGCTACACGTTCTCAGAAGAGCTGATGCAGGAGTGGGACTGGGCCGAGACCCAGCCCAGCCAGGCCCAGGTACTGGCGTACGTCGAGCATGTTGCTGATCGGTTTGACTGGCACCGGGACATCCAACTTGAGACCTGGGTGAGCAACCCGCGTTACGACGAAGCGGCGCAGCGCTGGACGGTCGAGACCAGCGCCGGCGAGCACGTCTCGGCCCAGTTTTTGATCTGCGCCGTCGGCACCCTCTCGGCGCCGCACAAGCCCGACTTCCCCGGGTTCGACGATTTCACTGGCGAGTGCTACCACACCGGCCGCTGGCCGCAGGAGCCCGTTTCCTTTGCCGGCAAGCGCGTCGGCGTGATCGGGACCGGTTCCTCGGGAGTGCAGTCGATTCCCGAGATCGCTCGCGAGGCGGCGCATCTGACCGTGTTTCAGCGTACGCCGCAGTACAGCATCCCGGCTCGCAACCGTCCTCTCGAGCCTGAACTGATGCAGCACGCTCGCGAAAATTGGGACGAAGTCCGGGCGACGATGCATGCCCACCCCGTGGGCATGCCGTTCGAGATGACCACGCGCCTGGCCGCCGAGGACACCCCCGAGCAGCGCCAGGCGCTGTACGAAGAGCTGTGGCAGAAGGGCAGCTTCAACCTTCTTTTCGGCAGTTATGCCGACCTCCTGACGGACAAAGAGGCCAACCGCACCCTGGCTGATTTCATACGCGGCAAGATCCGTGAGGCCGTGCGCGACCCCAAGATCGCCGCCAAGCTGATGCCCGATTACTATCTGGGCACCAAACGTCAGATCCTTGACGACGGCTACTACGAAACCTTCAACCGCGACAACGTCAGCCTGGTTGACCTGCGCGAAGACCCGATTCAAGAGATCACACCAACAAGCGTGCGCACCGCGACGGGCGAACACCCTCTCGACATGATCGTGCTGGCGACCGGCTTCGACGCCATCAGCGGCACCCTGCTGCGCCTCAACCCCAAGGGGCGCGGCGGCGTCAGCCTGAAAGAGAAGTGGAGCAGCCGCTTCACAACCTACCTCGGCATGGCGATCTCCGACTTCCCCAATCTTTTTCTGATCCATGGCCCGGGCTCGCCCTCGGTGCTGTACAACATGCCGCTCGGCGCCGAGCGCGAGACCGAGTGGATCGGCAACTGCGTACGCTACCTGCGCGACAAGGGTCTGGGCGCTATCGAACCGACTCCCGACTCCGAGAAGCTCTGGGACCAAGAGGTCACCGAGCTGGCCTCACCGACTCGTGGTACACGGGGGCCAACATCCCGGGCAAGCACCGCCAGTTCCAGGTCCACCTGGGCGGCCCGCTCTACTTCGAGCGCCTCTCCGAGGTGGCCGCCAAGGGCTACGAGGGCTTCGTGTTTGAGGAGGGGAACCGCGCGGAGGTCGCCGCCGCGCCCCGAGCGCCTCAGAAAACGGGAGTTGACGAGCAACCGGAAGCGTAGTGGAGTTGCGGGTAAAAAACCCGCAGAGAGACGTGCGCCCCAAAACGGAGACACCTCAAGGCGGCTGTCCTGA
- a CDS encoding RloB domain-containing protein, whose translation MRNRTRRPSQRRKLKKTILIVCEGRETERNYLDGLKREETISKTFAITIFRGRGGSRSQIVKRAINKKNAQRKEMDAVLCVLDTESLENTQVKGDLVAARQEAGRNGITLYLSNPSFEVWFLAHFKRTSQSFKDSKAVIVELDKEWGPAFRQPYDKSDERMYKKLARRTQTAVNNAKIVVETDHKEKPDIADRNSSTDFYQLVERLLSGTW comes from the coding sequence ATGCGAAACAGGACAAGACGTCCGTCCCAAAGGAGAAAACTCAAGAAGACCATCTTAATCGTCTGCGAGGGCCGAGAAACCGAAAGAAACTATCTTGATGGTCTTAAACGTGAAGAAACTATCAGTAAAACATTCGCAATTACCATATTCCGTGGGAGGGGTGGATCGCGAAGCCAGATTGTCAAACGGGCAATCAATAAGAAGAATGCGCAACGTAAAGAAATGGATGCCGTCCTTTGCGTTCTCGATACCGAATCGTTAGAGAATACTCAGGTAAAAGGGGATCTTGTGGCGGCTCGCCAAGAAGCGGGTCGTAATGGCATTACTCTCTATCTGTCTAATCCGTCTTTCGAAGTTTGGTTCTTGGCCCACTTCAAAAGAACGTCACAGTCGTTCAAAGATTCTAAAGCGGTAATTGTAGAGTTGGATAAGGAGTGGGGCCCAGCTTTCAGACAGCCTTATGATAAGAGTGACGAAAGGATGTATAAGAAGCTAGCGAGACGCACTCAAACAGCGGTAAATAACGCGAAAATTGTTGTTGAAACCGATCACAAAGAAAAGCCCGATATTGCCGATCGAAATTCGAGTACAGATTTCTACCAGTTGGTGGAAAGACTCCTTTCTGGCACGTGGTAA